One Legionella hackeliae DNA segment encodes these proteins:
- a CDS encoding 6-pyruvoyl trahydropterin synthase family protein, which translates to MKKYLTTVELQKESMKFSAGHTTIFSATEREPLHGHMYGVYLALTTWVEENGMTFDYRYYKERIHKLCRHLNQTFLMPEYSPFLQFAEDEEYYYFTFNHKKIPFLKEDVTLMPLTNITVEELSRWFVQELIKDKEELDKHRIEKVVVKVFSAPGQSANHEWQRPR; encoded by the coding sequence ATGAAAAAATATTTAACCACAGTCGAACTGCAAAAAGAATCCATGAAATTTTCTGCAGGCCATACTACCATTTTTTCCGCGACAGAACGCGAGCCTCTCCATGGTCATATGTATGGTGTTTATTTGGCTCTAACAACCTGGGTTGAAGAGAATGGAATGACTTTTGATTACCGTTATTATAAAGAACGTATCCATAAGCTCTGTCGTCACTTGAATCAAACTTTTTTAATGCCAGAATATTCACCATTTCTGCAGTTCGCCGAGGATGAAGAGTATTATTACTTCACATTTAATCACAAAAAAATTCCTTTCCTGAAAGAAGATGTAACTCTTATGCCATTAACAAACATTACCGTTGAAGAACTCTCCCGGTGGTTTGTGCAAGAATTAATTAAAGACAAAGAAGAACTTGATAAACATCGCATAGAAAAAGTAGTGGTCAAAGTATTCTCCGCTCCAGGACAATCTGCAAACCACGAATGGCAACGTCCGCGATGA
- a CDS encoding SAM-dependent methyltransferase, which translates to MTMVAEQLISHTQNTESLEECAEKIAMRLKQESKSQDVLEQQLRLLNQLQEFDFGRFLIQNRGINGYWTHYMVTHPFYGRKTGKNNRGETFTSLEKFILDKAPTMLATQERFEIFQRENQKAVKNGATLACIPCGTMSELLYLTLNQAQDIRLVGIDYDCETFKDAHNLADKLNVSQPLELCRADVWHLDIQNEFDLISSNGLTIYEPDEENILALYQVFYKALKPGGKLVTSFLTPPPILTENCEWNMAAINTQDLMLQRTLFVDILNAKFQCYRSTEQTRNQLNRVGFENIEFFYDKANMFPTVVAYKK; encoded by the coding sequence ATGACAATGGTCGCCGAACAATTAATTTCTCATACCCAGAACACAGAATCCTTAGAGGAGTGTGCAGAAAAAATTGCAATGCGATTAAAGCAGGAAAGCAAATCGCAAGACGTGCTAGAACAGCAATTACGTTTACTCAATCAACTTCAAGAATTTGACTTTGGTCGCTTTCTTATCCAAAACCGGGGTATTAATGGTTATTGGACACATTATATGGTGACTCATCCTTTCTATGGCCGAAAAACTGGCAAGAACAATCGTGGAGAAACTTTTACATCTTTAGAAAAATTTATTCTAGATAAAGCACCCACCATGCTGGCTACCCAGGAGCGCTTTGAAATTTTTCAGCGTGAAAATCAGAAGGCAGTTAAAAATGGAGCCACATTGGCTTGCATACCTTGCGGCACGATGAGTGAATTGCTCTATTTAACATTAAACCAAGCACAAGATATTCGCCTTGTTGGCATCGATTATGATTGTGAAACCTTTAAGGACGCGCACAATCTGGCAGACAAGCTTAACGTATCCCAACCACTCGAACTCTGTCGTGCCGACGTCTGGCATTTAGACATTCAAAATGAGTTTGATTTGATCTCAAGTAATGGCCTTACCATTTATGAGCCAGACGAAGAAAACATCCTTGCCTTGTATCAAGTATTTTATAAAGCGTTAAAACCGGGTGGCAAACTAGTGACTAGTTTTTTAACTCCCCCACCCATACTGACTGAAAATTGTGAATGGAATATGGCAGCAATTAATACACAGGATTTAATGCTACAGCGAACACTATTTGTTGATATTTTAAATGCAAAATTTCAATGTTACCGTTCCACAGAGCAGACCAGGAATCAATTGAACAGAGTGGGCTTTGAGAACATTGAGTTCTTCTATGATAAAGCAAATATGTTCCCCACCGTGGTGGCTTATAAAAAATAA
- a CDS encoding class I SAM-dependent methyltransferase — translation MALLSIAKNKDHCFLDVGCGLGGTAHYVQKQGWGRITGIDIDKNLIDYAKAHYPEIDFVCEDILQAKALVNRSFQCIYSLSAFYCFASQELALKQLSQLAASEGSLVLFDYSKQDNIPIKSPFSWSKTALQFSPILLPELKRQLSSSGWQFKESIDLSQHFICWYTSLLHQFEQKRGLIIHQFNEKAWDIHYSGYEQLLMDLNAQKIGGVVVYASRSHL, via the coding sequence TTGGCACTATTGTCCATTGCAAAAAATAAGGATCATTGTTTTCTTGATGTAGGGTGTGGTCTGGGAGGTACTGCGCATTATGTACAAAAGCAGGGGTGGGGACGAATAACTGGAATTGATATTGATAAAAATCTAATTGATTATGCCAAAGCGCATTACCCTGAAATTGACTTTGTATGTGAAGACATTTTGCAGGCTAAGGCACTGGTGAACCGATCCTTTCAATGCATTTATAGCTTAAGTGCCTTTTACTGCTTTGCCTCACAGGAGCTAGCTCTCAAACAATTGTCTCAACTGGCTGCATCGGAAGGAAGTCTCGTCTTATTTGATTATTCAAAGCAAGATAATATCCCTATTAAAAGTCCATTTTCCTGGTCAAAAACAGCGCTACAGTTTTCTCCAATTCTTCTACCTGAATTAAAAAGACAATTATCATCCTCAGGATGGCAATTTAAAGAAAGCATTGATCTTAGTCAGCACTTTATCTGCTGGTATACCTCGTTATTGCACCAGTTTGAACAAAAGCGAGGGTTAATTATTCACCAATTTAATGAGAAAGCCTGGGATATTCATTATTCAGGATATGAACAGTTATTAATGGATCTAAATGCACAAAAAATTGGTGGTGTAGTGGTTTATGCGAGTCGAAGTCATCTTTGA
- a CDS encoding LysR substrate-binding domain-containing protein, which translates to MSSFLIVLLMLFNNLLPDLNDLYFFCLVVEKGSFTQASQELEITKSKLSRRISELESHLGVRLLYRSTRKLSLTDIGQLVYEHSKAMVSEANSAHEVALKAQTKPKGRIRITCPALFTQSEFNKIIIHFMQMYPEVRIHLEATDRKVDLIEEGFDIALRFQTNSLSDSNLVTRKLGESVHCLVASPHYLSQHPVTNSPTVLSNHAWLGKSRADGTNQLSLKNNDGQETNVSLTPLIESNDWTILKQGALAGLGFALLPQEICRQELNEGTLTRILPDWSLPTASLYLIYPSRRGLIPAVRQFIDFAGEEIGKGCAELASRLSQAFP; encoded by the coding sequence ATGAGTTCCTTTTTAATAGTTCTTCTTATGCTTTTTAACAACCTGTTACCGGATTTAAATGATCTCTATTTTTTTTGCCTGGTGGTTGAAAAAGGGAGTTTTACCCAAGCCAGTCAGGAATTAGAAATCACCAAATCAAAATTAAGCCGTCGTATTAGTGAGTTAGAATCTCACTTGGGCGTGCGTCTATTGTATCGTTCAACTCGTAAATTAAGTCTTACCGATATCGGCCAACTGGTTTATGAGCATAGTAAAGCCATGGTTAGTGAAGCCAATTCTGCCCATGAAGTGGCTCTTAAAGCACAAACAAAACCCAAAGGACGCATACGTATTACTTGCCCTGCGCTATTTACACAATCTGAATTTAATAAAATCATTATCCATTTCATGCAGATGTATCCCGAGGTTCGCATACATCTTGAAGCCACTGACCGTAAAGTTGATTTGATTGAGGAAGGTTTTGACATCGCGCTACGCTTTCAGACGAACAGTTTGAGTGATTCTAATTTGGTAACTCGCAAGTTAGGTGAAAGTGTACACTGCCTGGTTGCAAGCCCACATTATTTATCGCAACATCCTGTCACCAACTCACCAACCGTATTGAGTAATCACGCTTGGCTGGGTAAAAGTCGTGCAGATGGTACCAATCAACTTTCACTTAAGAACAACGATGGTCAAGAAACTAATGTCTCATTAACACCACTTATTGAAAGCAATGACTGGACAATTTTGAAACAAGGAGCGCTTGCGGGGTTAGGATTTGCTCTTTTGCCTCAAGAAATATGTCGACAAGAACTCAATGAAGGAACTTTAACGCGCATCCTTCCGGATTGGTCCTTACCTACAGCGAGCCTATATCTTATCTACCCATCCAGACGCGGATTAATTCCTGCAGTACGTCAATTTATTGATTTTGCAGGCGAGGAAATTGGTAAAGGCTGTGCAGAGTTAGCCTCTCGACTCTCGCAAGCTTTTCCTTAA
- the thyA gene encoding thymidylate synthase, with protein sequence MKTYLKLLEHILENGVEKTDRTGTGTLSVFGYQMRFNLDEGFPLVTTKKLHTRSIIHELLWFLRGDTNIAYLNENGVTIWDEWADSKGDLGPVYGRQWRSWPTPNGQSIDQLTEVLQQIKTNPDSRRLIVSAWNVGELDKMALMPCHALFQFYVANKRLSCQLYQRSADVFLGVPFNIASYALLTHMVAQQCDLDVGEFIWTGGDCHLYLNHLEQARTQLAREPLPLPQLKIKRKPVSLYEYEFADFEFLNYQSHPTIKAPIAV encoded by the coding sequence ATGAAAACCTATTTAAAACTTTTAGAGCATATTCTTGAAAACGGAGTAGAAAAAACCGATAGAACCGGCACTGGAACCCTCTCGGTTTTTGGTTATCAAATGCGTTTCAACCTAGACGAAGGTTTTCCTTTAGTCACCACAAAGAAATTACATACCCGCAGTATTATCCATGAATTACTGTGGTTTTTGCGCGGTGATACCAACATTGCCTATCTTAATGAAAATGGGGTAACCATTTGGGATGAATGGGCTGATAGTAAAGGTGATTTAGGACCAGTTTACGGACGTCAATGGCGTTCCTGGCCAACACCGAATGGTCAGTCGATTGATCAGTTAACAGAAGTGTTGCAACAAATTAAAACAAATCCCGATTCACGTCGATTAATAGTTAGTGCCTGGAATGTTGGTGAGCTTGATAAAATGGCCTTGATGCCTTGTCATGCATTGTTTCAATTTTATGTGGCAAACAAACGACTATCTTGTCAGTTGTATCAGCGCTCTGCGGATGTGTTTTTAGGAGTGCCATTTAATATTGCTTCCTACGCACTCTTGACTCACATGGTTGCACAGCAATGTGATTTGGATGTGGGGGAATTCATCTGGACTGGAGGTGATTGCCACTTATATTTAAATCACCTGGAACAAGCGCGTACGCAATTAGCTCGTGAACCGTTACCGCTGCCACAATTAAAAATTAAGCGTAAACCGGTATCATTGTATGAATATGAGTTTGCTGATTTTGAATTTCTTAACTATCAGTCTCATCCTACAATCAAGGCTCCAATTGCTGTTTAA
- a CDS encoding acyl-CoA thioesterase, translating into MTEEKIAVHQRTFAIEWGDMDALGHVNNGRYFDYFQQSRIEWLESLHLDMKQHIGPVVIHVACTFLKPIIYPATLTLVSSVHGLGNSSIMMDHEIYQNEILMTQGTSKIVWVNYVENKSVPIPDSIRSLFTPK; encoded by the coding sequence ATGACCGAAGAAAAAATAGCCGTGCACCAAAGAACTTTTGCTATTGAGTGGGGCGACATGGATGCCCTGGGTCACGTTAATAACGGGCGTTACTTCGACTATTTTCAGCAGTCTCGTATTGAATGGCTAGAAAGCCTTCATTTAGATATGAAGCAACATATTGGCCCTGTGGTTATCCATGTTGCCTGCACTTTTTTAAAGCCTATCATCTATCCTGCCACCCTAACCTTAGTAAGCAGTGTGCATGGTCTTGGCAATTCCAGTATCATGATGGACCATGAAATCTATCAAAATGAGATTCTGATGACCCAGGGAACAAGTAAAATTGTATGGGTTAATTATGTGGAAAATAAATCTGTCCCCATTCCTGACAGTATTCGTAGTTTGTTTACCCCAAAATAA
- the lgt gene encoding prolipoprotein diacylglyceryl transferase has translation MLIFPNIDPVAFSIGPLKVHWYGLMYLFGFVSAWLLAQWRAKHYQLNWTPEQIGDLIFYAALGVIIGGRVGYMLFYNAEQFFMKPWILLKLWEGGMSFHGGLIGVAVALWLFSRKTKKPFLEVGDFISPLVPLGLAAGRAGNFINGELWGRVTDVPWAMVFPNSDGEPRHPSQLYELGLEGILLFIVVWWYASKPRPAGCVSAVFLIGYAICRLIAECFRQPDVQLGFVAFNWLTMGQLLSLPMLVIGLWLWWAKR, from the coding sequence ATGTTGATATTTCCTAATATAGATCCTGTTGCATTTTCTATAGGCCCTCTCAAAGTGCATTGGTATGGGCTAATGTATTTATTTGGTTTTGTAAGTGCCTGGTTACTTGCGCAGTGGAGAGCCAAACATTATCAGCTTAACTGGACTCCCGAACAAATTGGTGATCTCATTTTTTATGCAGCGTTAGGCGTGATTATCGGCGGACGAGTAGGTTACATGCTCTTCTATAATGCGGAACAATTTTTCATGAAGCCCTGGATACTGCTTAAACTATGGGAAGGGGGTATGTCGTTCCATGGTGGTTTAATCGGGGTGGCTGTTGCCTTATGGTTATTTTCTCGCAAGACAAAGAAACCTTTTTTAGAGGTTGGCGATTTTATCTCTCCTCTAGTGCCGTTGGGGCTTGCTGCAGGAAGGGCCGGGAATTTTATTAATGGTGAACTTTGGGGGCGGGTTACAGATGTTCCCTGGGCCATGGTCTTTCCCAACTCAGACGGCGAACCAAGACATCCGTCCCAATTGTATGAATTGGGGTTAGAGGGCATACTTTTATTTATTGTGGTTTGGTGGTATGCCTCTAAACCACGTCCAGCGGGCTGTGTTTCAGCGGTATTTTTAATCGGCTATGCAATATGTCGTCTAATCGCGGAATGTTTCCGCCAACCCGATGTGCAATTAGGATTTGTTGCGTTTAATTGGCTGACAATGGGACAATTATTATCACTACCAATGCTTGTCATTGGGTTATGGTTATGGTGGGCTAAACGATGA
- a CDS encoding lysoplasmalogenase, translated as MAGKLSKLSIILFFLSACLYLVLLPFIHYPLNTIIKPIPIILLIIIAWQTTADQTTKTFLIIALILSLLGDIVLTLPGELAFKLGILSFLLAHSAYISLFLKDAQFRLNRTLYFLPILLFILGSYWFMSPHLEQMLIPVTIYLCFLAIMVFTAFQVQQHPVLIIGGACSFLFSDFIFALTQFVLGESHYTNILIMFSYYLAQLLLVLGLIQRQTGLKPA; from the coding sequence ATGGCAGGAAAGCTATCAAAATTATCAATTATCCTCTTTTTTTTAAGTGCATGCCTTTATCTGGTGCTTCTTCCTTTTATCCATTACCCACTAAACACCATTATAAAACCTATTCCGATTATCCTGTTGATAATCATCGCCTGGCAAACCACGGCCGATCAAACCACTAAAACTTTCCTCATTATTGCCTTGATTTTATCCTTATTGGGTGACATCGTATTAACACTACCCGGCGAGCTGGCTTTTAAACTCGGTATTCTTTCATTTTTATTAGCCCATAGCGCCTATATCAGTTTGTTCCTTAAAGATGCACAATTCCGATTAAATCGCACGCTGTATTTTCTTCCCATCTTGTTATTTATCCTCGGAAGTTATTGGTTTATGAGTCCACATCTTGAACAAATGCTCATTCCGGTGACGATTTATCTTTGCTTTTTAGCCATTATGGTTTTTACGGCCTTTCAAGTACAACAGCATCCTGTATTAATTATTGGTGGTGCTTGTTCATTCTTATTTTCTGATTTTATTTTTGCATTGACTCAATTTGTTCTTGGTGAGAGTCATTACACGAATATTTTAATCATGTTTAGTTACTATCTAGCACAATTACTTTTAGTTCTTGGGCTTATCCAACGTCAAACTGGTTTAAAACCGGCTTGA
- a CDS encoding ArsR/SmtB family transcription factor, whose translation MLATKTLSTKEQQYATVFAALGDKQRLSLVKQLTGGRPLSISQLTQGSNLTRQAITKHLKVLQNAGVVHRVHLGRESLFELNAEPFKDMKDYLAFVVEQWELALNRLKAFIENDSA comes from the coding sequence ATGTTAGCCACTAAGACTTTATCTACCAAAGAACAACAATACGCCACCGTCTTCGCTGCCCTGGGAGACAAGCAACGCCTGTCTCTCGTCAAGCAGTTAACCGGGGGAAGACCTCTGTCTATTTCACAGTTGACTCAAGGTTCTAATCTCACTCGCCAAGCCATTACCAAACATCTTAAAGTGTTACAAAACGCAGGAGTTGTTCATCGCGTTCATCTTGGCCGTGAAAGTCTTTTTGAACTTAACGCAGAACCCTTTAAAGATATGAAAGACTATCTAGCCTTTGTTGTGGAGCAATGGGAACTTGCTCTAAACAGACTAAAGGCTTTTATTGAAAATGATTCTGCTTAA
- a CDS encoding FMN-dependent NADH-azoreductase: MKLLALDTSILGDNSISRQLMGHFLNQWQQRHGKAEVVYRDLDQQTINHLSSHIVNAKQQSLLTLSEPLKEELQLSETLITEFLSADEVVIGVPMYNFSIPTQLKAWIDRIVVAGRTFKYTEQGVVGLAAGKQLTIISTRGNHYNNASMRSLDHQEEYLKTIFNFLGITDLTIIRAEGLHRGDAIREKAIALAMQKIKDHFLVAA, encoded by the coding sequence ATGAAACTGCTAGCACTTGATACCAGTATATTGGGGGACAATTCTATCTCACGCCAATTAATGGGCCATTTTTTAAATCAATGGCAGCAAAGACATGGCAAGGCAGAAGTGGTTTATCGTGATTTAGATCAACAAACAATTAACCATTTGTCATCTCATATTGTCAATGCAAAACAACAATCGCTTTTGACGCTATCTGAGCCACTCAAAGAAGAGCTGCAATTATCTGAAACTTTAATTACCGAGTTTTTGTCCGCTGATGAGGTGGTGATTGGTGTACCCATGTATAACTTCAGTATTCCTACGCAACTGAAAGCCTGGATCGATCGCATTGTTGTTGCTGGTCGTACCTTTAAATATACCGAACAAGGCGTAGTAGGGTTGGCGGCGGGCAAACAACTAACTATCATCTCAACTCGTGGTAATCACTATAATAATGCGTCCATGCGCTCATTGGACCATCAAGAAGAGTACTTAAAAACGATTTTCAACTTTCTAGGAATTACGGATCTGACTATTATTCGCGCTGAAGGTTTGCATCGTGGTGATGCGATAAGAGAAAAAGCAATTGCCTTGGCGATGCAAAAGATCAAAGACCATTTTCTTGTGGCTGCTTAA
- a CDS encoding sulfite exporter TauE/SafE family protein encodes MILSAAALSGGIYALAGTFSGLISGVLGIGGGVIIVPCLLFIFYHNPAFPPDLIMHMAAGTSLAVMVFTTQSSLRAHAKAHGILWNVYKHLAPGIILGTICGALLAHKLPTNGLKILLGLFLLGVGIKMLVEKPITPMPYFPKWWSIGIVSYFIGLSSGLLGIGGGTLIIPYLNYCGVELRKIIPVSALCTMTVALVGTLTFIMTGSKETELPLYSTGYVYWPAVICLATLSSVFAPLGAKMTYIIPVKQLRYGFVFILFVSASNLLV; translated from the coding sequence GTGATTTTATCGGCAGCCGCTTTGAGTGGTGGTATTTATGCTTTAGCGGGTACTTTCTCAGGCTTAATTTCTGGTGTACTGGGTATTGGTGGCGGAGTTATTATTGTTCCTTGCCTGCTTTTTATTTTTTATCATAATCCGGCGTTTCCTCCTGATTTAATTATGCACATGGCGGCTGGTACATCGTTGGCTGTCATGGTTTTCACAACGCAATCCTCTTTACGTGCTCATGCCAAAGCTCACGGTATATTATGGAATGTCTACAAGCATTTGGCTCCGGGTATTATTCTTGGCACAATTTGTGGCGCGTTACTGGCCCATAAACTACCAACAAACGGATTGAAGATACTGTTAGGATTATTCTTATTGGGTGTAGGCATAAAGATGCTTGTTGAAAAACCGATTACGCCCATGCCGTATTTTCCAAAATGGTGGAGTATTGGTATAGTCAGTTATTTTATTGGTTTAAGTTCAGGCTTGTTGGGTATTGGGGGAGGAACCTTAATTATCCCCTATCTGAATTACTGTGGTGTAGAGCTTCGTAAAATAATTCCTGTCTCTGCACTTTGTACCATGACGGTCGCATTAGTCGGTACACTTACCTTTATAATGACGGGTAGTAAAGAAACTGAGTTGCCTTTATATAGTACTGGCTATGTGTATTGGCCTGCGGTTATTTGTTTAGCAACATTAAGTAGTGTATTTGCTCCTCTAGGCGCTAAAATGACTTATATCATCCCGGTAAAACAATTAAGATATGGTTTTGTATTTATTTTGTTTGTATCGGCGAGTAATTTACTTGTTTAA
- a CDS encoding SRPBCC family protein, with protein sequence MNNKIEKTIELNAPLTKVWDALTDYRKFGQWFRVNIEKPFEIGKLSRGQLTFPGYEHVTWQAIIQKIEPQHYFSFTWHPFAVEPSRDYSTETPTLVEFKLEEIANGTLLTVIESGFDKLPKDRYTEAFRMNEAGWNTQLNNIKTYVSH encoded by the coding sequence ATGAACAACAAGATAGAAAAGACAATCGAACTTAATGCGCCCCTTACCAAAGTCTGGGATGCACTCACCGATTATCGTAAATTTGGACAATGGTTCCGCGTGAATATAGAAAAACCATTTGAAATAGGTAAACTATCCCGCGGACAACTCACCTTTCCAGGTTATGAACATGTCACTTGGCAAGCTATCATTCAAAAAATAGAGCCACAGCACTATTTTTCCTTTACGTGGCACCCTTTCGCTGTTGAGCCTAGTAGGGATTATTCAACCGAAACGCCAACCCTGGTGGAATTTAAGTTAGAAGAAATTGCTAATGGTACCTTACTTACTGTCATTGAGTCAGGATTTGATAAACTTCCTAAAGACAGATATACAGAGGCATTTCGCATGAATGAAGCCGGTTGGAATACACAACTAAACAATATAAAAACTTATGTTAGCCACTAA
- a CDS encoding primosomal protein N' → MDSVYKICIPNTYRDFFDYLSPQPLCIGARVWVPFRKQTRLGFVIGEQLSSDYSKLKAISEIIDETPLLTPTILELCQWVSHYYQAPLSEVIPLALPKNYRLGHPCQLPTDDYFQLAMPLEDAYHLIGTRAHKQRALLSFIQEKNKAINKKRILQEGFSQAQLTNLLALNVLTHKQEILLPVSGSHQSEAPLLLNAEQQAAVHTIASHLNDYHCYLLQGITGSGKTEVYLQVIAAVLAQGKQVLILVPEIGLTPQLLSRFTARFNEPMVVIHSNLNETERQHAWQLASDNLAKLVIGTRTAVFTPMPALGLIVIDEEHDTSLKQMDGVRYSARDTALMRAHMTKIPIILGSATPSLESLNNCIQNKYTLLRLTQKALNATPLHYQVIDLRNIPLQQGLAPQTLKIIASHLQQGNQVLVFINRRGFAPVLLCHHCGWMADCKTCDSHLTLHRQLGRLVCHHCGRTETIPSQCKSCHNKELIPIGAGTQRVYDYLNQQFPDTKILRIDRDEVQKKNALENYLDSIHRGEAQLIVGTQMLAKGHHFPNLTLVVVLDTDAGFYNQDFRSLERLGQLLTQVSGRAGRAEYPGQVVIQTHLPHHPLLNILIQQGYDPFAHALLTLRQQAELPPYHFLALIRAQDKSATKVLHFLHTLKEQLLMQGVTTLGPAPAPLSRKSNQHRMQLLLKSSSRKTLQTRLTQLREWLTIRKLNNHVRWNVDVDPMDLS, encoded by the coding sequence ATGGATAGCGTCTATAAAATCTGCATTCCTAATACTTATCGCGATTTTTTTGACTACTTGAGTCCTCAACCACTCTGCATTGGTGCGCGTGTTTGGGTACCTTTTCGCAAGCAAACTCGTTTGGGGTTTGTCATCGGCGAACAATTATCAAGCGATTACAGCAAGCTTAAAGCTATTTCTGAGATTATCGATGAAACACCGTTATTAACCCCTACGATTCTTGAGTTATGCCAATGGGTCTCTCATTATTATCAAGCCCCTTTATCGGAAGTTATTCCTTTAGCCCTGCCCAAAAACTACCGTCTTGGTCACCCCTGTCAATTACCCACCGACGATTATTTTCAACTCGCAATGCCCTTAGAGGATGCCTATCACTTGATTGGGACCAGGGCTCACAAACAACGCGCACTTCTTAGTTTTATTCAGGAGAAAAATAAGGCCATCAATAAAAAAAGAATACTGCAGGAAGGTTTTAGCCAGGCGCAATTGACTAATCTATTGGCATTAAATGTATTAACCCATAAACAAGAAATACTTCTTCCTGTCTCAGGGTCACATCAATCAGAAGCGCCTTTGCTTTTGAATGCAGAACAACAGGCTGCCGTGCACACAATAGCTTCTCATTTAAATGATTATCATTGTTATTTATTACAGGGAATTACTGGAAGTGGTAAAACTGAAGTGTATTTACAAGTCATTGCCGCAGTCTTGGCGCAAGGAAAGCAAGTGCTTATCTTGGTTCCTGAAATAGGTTTAACCCCGCAATTGCTGTCTCGTTTTACAGCTCGTTTTAATGAACCCATGGTCGTTATTCACTCCAATTTAAATGAAACAGAACGGCAACATGCCTGGCAACTGGCCAGTGACAATCTGGCCAAACTGGTTATTGGGACTCGCACCGCCGTCTTCACACCCATGCCAGCTTTGGGATTAATTGTTATTGATGAAGAGCATGATACCTCGCTAAAACAGATGGATGGCGTACGCTATTCGGCACGCGATACGGCGTTGATGCGCGCGCACATGACAAAGATTCCTATTATCTTAGGCTCTGCAACCCCAAGTCTTGAAAGTTTGAACAATTGCATCCAAAACAAATATACTCTATTACGCTTAACGCAAAAGGCACTGAATGCCACACCCTTGCATTATCAAGTTATCGATCTTCGCAATATCCCTCTGCAACAAGGATTAGCTCCACAAACATTAAAAATTATCGCATCACATTTGCAGCAGGGTAATCAAGTATTAGTGTTTATTAACCGTCGTGGTTTCGCGCCAGTGCTATTGTGTCACCATTGTGGATGGATGGCAGACTGCAAAACCTGCGACAGCCATTTGACTTTACATCGTCAACTTGGACGCCTGGTTTGCCATCACTGTGGCCGAACAGAAACTATCCCCTCACAATGCAAGTCTTGTCACAATAAAGAATTAATTCCTATTGGGGCAGGTACGCAACGTGTTTATGATTATTTAAATCAACAATTCCCAGACACTAAAATTTTACGTATTGATCGCGATGAAGTTCAGAAAAAAAATGCACTGGAAAATTATCTCGATAGCATTCACCGCGGAGAGGCTCAATTAATTGTCGGCACACAAATGTTAGCGAAAGGACATCATTTTCCTAATCTCACTTTAGTTGTCGTTCTTGATACGGATGCAGGTTTTTATAATCAGGATTTTCGCTCGCTTGAACGTTTAGGGCAATTATTAACGCAGGTCTCAGGTCGGGCTGGACGGGCAGAGTATCCAGGACAAGTTGTGATTCAGACCCATTTACCACACCACCCGTTGCTAAATATACTTATACAACAAGGGTATGATCCTTTTGCTCATGCTTTATTAACGTTACGACAACAGGCAGAATTACCCCCCTATCATTTCCTGGCATTGATTCGGGCCCAAGATAAATCAGCCACTAAAGTATTACACTTTTTGCATACTTTGAAAGAACAGCTGTTGATGCAGGGAGTTACTACCTTGGGTCCGGCACCCGCACCATTATCACGCAAATCCAATCAACATCGTATGCAATTGCTCTTAAAATCATCCTCCCGCAAAACGCTGCAAACCAGATTGACGCAATTAAGGGAGTGGTTAACAATAAGAAAATTAAATAATCATGTTCGCTGGAATGTGGACGTCGACCCTATGGATTTATCATGA